The sequence CAAACACAGTCCCGCTGAGAAAGAGATAGGACTTAATACCCCACCCAAGTcaccatctcccattggctaactTACACAACCCAGCACGGTTACTTTTGCAGAAAGGCGCCTTCTCTCGCCCACTCGTTGTACTAGGGGCGGAGAGGCTCAACTCCGGCTACTCctatgattttctaggcaccGCAGCGCTCGGCACTGGAaaccccgccgccgccccccacAGGCCCCTTCCCGCACCGGGCCCGGCCCCCTCTCACCAGCACCGCCTCCGGGTTGTGCCAGAAGTGCCACAGGATCCAGAACCACATGAAGCCGCTGAGGAGCTCGCCGTGGATCACCTGCCGGCGGGTCAGCCCCGGGAACTGCCGGTAGTGGGGCTCGATGTGCACCCCGCCCCCCGCGCTGCAAGGGAGGCAAACACAGGGGCCCGTCAGCGCCCGCCAggcgcccccggcccggcccggcccagcccggcccccggTCCCTACTCACTGCCGCAGCCCGGCCGCTCCCCTCACGTCTCTGGCGCGGAGGATCCGGACCAGGCCGCCCCCAGAGCGGCCCAGAGACCCGAGCATGACGCCACCGGCCGAGCCGCCCGCCCGTTCCCCAATGTCACCTTCcggtattgggggggggggaacgtggCCTCCCAACAAGAGCCGCACTGATTGGCCTGAGCCCCAGCGGGCACATACCAACTGTAACCACggaaggagggaagagagagagagagacagggacaaCCCTACCGCCTCGGCCCTGCGGCGGGGACGCTTACCCGAAGTGACGCCCTCCCGGTCCCGGTAATGCGGAGAAGCGCCATCCTTATGGTAAGTAAATAATTGttatccccccccctttttccaggAGTGGTACCGGTCCAGACGCTACCAAATCCTGGGAGGGGGATCCGGTGAGCAGAACCCCTTCATTAAGGCGGATAAAGAGGAGCGAGAGAAACATGGCAACTCCCCACAGCTATCCACGGCGCGTTCTCCcgtagaggtgtgtgtgtgttttttaccTTAATCTGTATTAACGGACGTGCAGAAAAAGGCTCCCACCCAGCTCCGGAGATGGTTCCGTCCAAGGCGCCTGGTTACTAGGCAACGGCATCCTAAACTGCAGATTCCGACAAGCGAGTGGGAGCCGGGTAAGTgggagcccggggcggggggaggagcatccccagacacccctgccCTTGGGGGGCCACATCACACTgccctgcccgggggggggggggagggcacccACCATACATTTGTGCCCTGCCCTGGGGGCCCAGAGGGAAACGCATACACACCCACACTGACCCCTGCCCTGAGGGGTAGAAGAGACCCAcacccgcccctgcccctgccctgggggcggagggaagagatccaccccccccacacacactgtgccCTGCCCTCCATTCTCTGCATCTCACAAATACAAATACATCGGGTTCCATGCTGGTCAGGGAGCCCAAAGCAGGGCTGGGCAGTGATGGCCGCCACCTTCCAGACAGAAAAGGCTCGGAGGGGGATAGGGAATTTTAGGGGTGAAAGTACCAAGCATAGGCATGGAGGAGAAGGTTGGATTGCCAgccccaagtattcaaaaatcattACTCAggcccccccaaaatcatgagattgacttaaaaatcaagagatttacagaaaaataatacattttgggtcatttttattttccttctggtttttgaacctcTAGGTCACACTCAGGTGACATTTTGAAgcctgagggctagaaactgagttttattttttaaatgaaagctgagagccTCCtgtaatcacatgattccaggaactggaactttaagaaaaacaccaggtAGTGTGAAACTCATggtaaaatcatgagagttggcaacaactCTGCAATTAACAAAGTAATAAAATGCTGGAAACCAGCATATCTTTTCCTAAACTAAGTTCCCTGCTGGTTCTACTAGCCCATGCAGCCAAACTAGTGATAGCACCAATGGGAATTGTTTTTAAGAGGCTTTATCTGTATGAGAGAGTGATGAGTTAACTGTAATGTCCCTGAGTTAATGGGAAATGAtattgcatgcacacacaaattgATGCTACAGTTGATGCCTGCTGGCTAACAGTGTGTGAAAATTACTCCCTACAAGTTCTAAGGGTGGTGCTGTAGTTGATGCAAGCTCATTCATCTGAGTGCCTACACGATGCATCCTGCTACTGTGATCAGATGCTGTAGTACAGACAATGctttgggtgtgttttttttaaagcagttgaGAACTATGGGAAAGTAAATACACTGAGTGTTATATGACTGCTAATTTAGCACAGGTATTGGGAATAGATTGGATTCACCTTGTACCCCAAGCCCTTTGTAAAGTCAGTTTTAAGGAtcttttcataaatgatctgtttGTTTTGGCAGCTGGTtgtcttcatgctttggccatgtCGGTGCTTTCTCATCCCTACTGTGCCACCTTACCTTTGGTTGGTGATCTCCAAGACCGGAATGTCACCTTTGTGGTCAATATGTTGGAAGGCATGTCCTCCAAGCAGGATTTTCTGAAGGAGCATCTCATAAAGACTCTCTTCTTGATGGCCAACAGGCCAACAGAGTCCACATTCAACATCATAAGCTTTGCCAGCAAGGTAATGCCAACGCAGCCATTGCTGGGCAAAGGGTTAAGGTTTTATAAGAAAGCATAGTAAGGTGACATCAGTGGAAACAATGCTTATAATTGTTGCTATGTTTGAATTATAGTAATTAACTAGTGTAATCTCTGCCAGGTGAGGTGGCTGTAACAAGTTAATGGTCCCCAGTGGGGTGAAATAAGTATAATAAAATAGGGTTGGAAAATGCCTAGTGGATTACCCagtccctctccctgccagcatAGGACTATTCCTCAAAGTATAATTTCTTGTGTTCTGAGTACTTGGTtccacagctggcctggggaTATCCTGCTCCTGTTTAAGAGCTGACAGTTGTGGCAGTGTCAAAAAACGGAATTCGAACATCAAGTGTGATGGTGGTTCCACTCATTTGCATGGTAATACTTCAAAATCTGGAAGAGCATTCTCATGCAGTAGCAATGTTGGCCTCTGAGCGCTGGGAACAAATGGAAAGGGATGGGATTTGCTGGTAGATGCCTTGGGATCTTTCATGCATGCTTCCTTACACTTGCTTCCTTATTGCCTGGTTCTCATCATCCCTTTCGCACTTTGCCCATCCAGGTGGTCCTCTTCTAGAATAGTGAAAGATGACTTTCCTGTTGCCCTATCACCATATCTTCCTTTAGTTGAGGGAACATGGAACCCAGCTCTCTGACATCTTCTCTTGTATGTCTCACCAACAATTGAAGCTTAATATAGCCAAAACTGAACTTCTGACCTCTCTTCCCACTATCTGTCACTATTGTTAACTGTACCatccaggggcggctctaccaattttgccgcccccaAGCAGTTGCTGCTGAATTGCCGCTGCCACAACAGTGGCggagctgccgccaaattgctgcCACGCCCGGAAGAGCGGCagagctgccgcccaaaagccGCCACGGCGGGAAGTGCAGccaagctgccgccgaattgccaccacgggacacggactgcagccccattctgaatgccgccccaagcatctgcttggaaagctggtgcctggagcgaGCCCTGGTACCATCCTTCCTGTCATTCCAGCCCCGTAATGTGATATTATCTTTGACTCTTTCATCTCTCTAACCCAGCACATCCAGGACATGTCCAAAACTTGCTGTTTTTCCCTTCATAACTTCACTAAGATTTGGTCTTTTCTCTCTGTCCATGACTGAAATAACTCTAGAACAGAGGGAGTTAGAGTAATCTAGCATATTGACTAAAATCAGTCAGCTCACAGTTACCATACTGAGTTATACAGATGGTACACAGAAAAACATGAGGTG is a genomic window of Lepidochelys kempii isolate rLepKem1 chromosome 1, rLepKem1.hap2, whole genome shotgun sequence containing:
- the NDUFB2 gene encoding NADH dehydrogenase [ubiquinone] 1 beta subcomplex subunit 2, mitochondrial, giving the protein MLGSLGRSGGGLVRILRARDVRGAAGLRHAGGGVHIEPHYRQFPGLTRRQVIHGELLSGFMWFWILWHFWHNPEAVLGHFPYPDASKWTDEELGIPPDDEE